In Paenibacillus sp. FSL M7-0420, a single genomic region encodes these proteins:
- a CDS encoding Maf family protein — MEHDNSRHIILASGSPRRRELLASLGLPFEVLSSDADESTPPEWSPEAIVRNLALRKAEAVIPVAGDRDAVIIGSDTIVVLDDMVLGKPADEQDSARMLGMLQGRTHQVYTGVACIGTAEGRTLVEHRVTSVTMRAMSEEEISAYIATGEPADKAGSYAIQGLGATLVEEIEGCYFNVVGLPLSLLSGMLSGFGISVLNR; from the coding sequence GTGGAGCATGACAATTCGCGGCATATTATTCTGGCCTCGGGTTCGCCGCGGCGGCGTGAGCTGTTAGCCTCGCTTGGCCTGCCCTTTGAGGTGCTGTCCAGCGATGCTGATGAGAGTACGCCGCCTGAATGGAGTCCTGAAGCTATTGTACGGAATCTGGCTCTGCGTAAGGCAGAAGCTGTGATTCCTGTTGCCGGAGACCGGGATGCCGTTATTATCGGCAGCGATACGATCGTTGTGCTTGACGACATGGTGCTCGGCAAGCCGGCGGATGAGCAGGACAGCGCCAGAATGCTGGGCATGCTGCAAGGCCGGACGCATCAGGTATACACCGGGGTGGCCTGCATCGGTACTGCAGAGGGACGTACCCTGGTAGAGCATAGGGTAACCTCTGTAACTATGAGAGCCATGAGCGAAGAGGAAATCTCCGCTTACATAGCGACCGGGGAGCCTGCCGACAAAGCCGGCTCTTACGCGATACAAGGACTGGGCGCCACCCTGGTGGAAGAAATTGAAGGCTGCTATTTTAACGTGGTCGGTCTGCCGCTGTCACTGCTGAGCGGTATGTTGTCCGGGTTTGGCATTTCGGTGCTGAACCGGTAA
- a CDS encoding rod shape-determining protein: MLGGFTKDLGIDLGTANTLVYVRGKGIVVREPSVVAINTDTKTIEAVGESAKKMIGRTPGNIRAIRPMKDGVIADFDTTATMIKYFIRQAQKQRSMFQRHPNVMVCVPSGITAVEQRAVEDATKQAGAREAYIIEEPFAAAIGADLPVWEPTGSMVVDIGGGTTEVAVISLGGIVTSRSVRVAGDDADESIIQYIKRQYNLMIGERTSEQLKMDVGSALPLEKAETMEIRGRDLVTGLPKTLTITSDEICEALSDTVNAIVEAVKVTLEKCPPELAADIMDRGIVLTGGGALLRNLDKLLARETGMPVIVAENPLDCVAIGTGKALENIHLFKSRSSSGLRSKR, encoded by the coding sequence ATGTTAGGTGGTTTTACGAAAGACTTAGGAATTGACTTGGGGACAGCGAATACGCTCGTCTACGTGCGCGGTAAAGGGATCGTTGTCAGAGAGCCGTCCGTGGTTGCTATTAATACCGATACTAAGACGATAGAAGCAGTAGGGGAATCCGCCAAAAAAATGATCGGACGCACACCGGGCAACATCCGTGCCATCCGTCCAATGAAGGACGGGGTCATCGCTGATTTCGATACTACAGCAACTATGATCAAATATTTCATCCGCCAGGCCCAGAAGCAGCGCTCGATGTTCCAGCGCCATCCGAATGTCATGGTCTGTGTGCCATCCGGAATTACAGCCGTTGAACAGCGTGCCGTTGAAGATGCTACGAAGCAGGCCGGCGCGCGGGAAGCTTACATTATCGAGGAGCCTTTTGCTGCTGCCATCGGTGCAGATCTTCCTGTATGGGAACCAACCGGAAGTATGGTTGTAGATATCGGCGGCGGAACTACCGAGGTGGCGGTAATCTCACTCGGCGGTATTGTTACCAGCCGTTCTGTACGTGTGGCAGGGGATGATGCAGATGAGTCTATCATCCAATACATCAAGCGCCAGTATAACCTTATGATCGGTGAACGTACCTCCGAGCAGCTCAAGATGGATGTGGGCTCTGCCCTGCCGCTTGAGAAGGCTGAGACGATGGAAATCCGCGGACGCGATCTGGTAACCGGTCTGCCGAAGACGCTGACCATTACCTCTGATGAAATCTGCGAAGCTCTGTCCGATACTGTGAATGCAATTGTTGAAGCCGTGAAGGTAACGCTGGAGAAATGTCCGCCGGAGCTGGCTGCCGATATTATGGACCGCGGCATTGTGCTTACAGGCGGCGGCGCACTTCTGCGCAACCTGGACAAGCTGCTGGCGCGTGAGACCGGAATGCCGGTGATTGTAGCCGAGAATCCGCTGGACTGTGTTGCAATCGGCACAGGCAAGGCGCTGGAGAATATCCACTTGTTCAAGAGCCGCAGCAGTTCGGGCCTCCGCTCCAAACGCTAG
- a CDS encoding SPOR domain-containing protein: protein MNNGRMTFRFDGNQSRQRTETAERRAVNETGVVLENKDTDKVQRGEIKTSSYSKADEYIVDLEKVELPRPVEAAYLKPPGSGRRKPKAPEDNYDLGLYSVVRPASARHLWEQSEDSEEYSFYGGADEEGLHSADEYYPLYEDNRESAADSHDQPGAQGNSYGGSYHTRRPSYWWKFALSVAGALGTGILLGYAALSFITGGTGETAKAPGNAAVKTGITQGQKAANSGNAAEITGVPPEQTGEAVSTQIPVQVAPQSYYLLQYGVFSTPAGAEQARQELLTAGLAAGLDPADGNRVYAGLSPDREQAKLLSNGLKGQGIELYVREVALPAVNQVRYTGTAAAVDSYFKLSSQLLSELSSLSASLLGGGDSGNAGGAVSDLHMQWTQAVKALEPGLTPEGQRIADGLEKSMSQGIAALNEYNKNKAEGLLWEVQEAMMSFLTGQKSLLSAMS, encoded by the coding sequence TTGAATAACGGAAGAATGACATTCCGCTTCGACGGGAACCAGAGCAGACAGCGGACAGAGACGGCAGAGCGCCGGGCAGTGAACGAAACCGGTGTGGTTCTGGAGAATAAGGACACTGACAAGGTGCAGCGCGGGGAAATTAAGACATCCTCCTATTCCAAGGCCGATGAATATATTGTGGATCTGGAGAAGGTGGAGCTGCCCCGGCCTGTAGAGGCAGCTTACTTGAAGCCCCCGGGCTCCGGCCGCCGGAAACCGAAAGCTCCTGAGGATAACTATGATTTGGGGCTGTATTCTGTTGTCCGTCCTGCTTCTGCAAGGCATCTATGGGAACAGAGTGAAGATTCGGAGGAGTATTCCTTCTATGGAGGGGCGGATGAAGAAGGTCTGCATTCAGCAGATGAGTACTACCCGCTGTATGAAGATAACCGTGAATCCGCTGCAGACAGTCATGATCAACCCGGAGCTCAAGGGAATAGCTACGGCGGCTCTTATCATACCCGCCGTCCCTCGTATTGGTGGAAGTTCGCACTGTCCGTCGCTGGAGCGCTGGGAACGGGAATTCTGCTCGGATACGCAGCCCTGTCGTTCATCACAGGAGGGACGGGGGAGACTGCTAAAGCTCCGGGCAATGCAGCGGTTAAGACGGGAATCACTCAGGGGCAAAAGGCGGCAAACAGCGGTAACGCAGCAGAGATTACGGGCGTGCCTCCTGAGCAGACGGGAGAAGCGGTGAGCACGCAGATTCCGGTTCAGGTTGCGCCGCAGAGCTATTATCTGCTGCAATATGGCGTTTTCAGTACACCGGCAGGAGCGGAGCAGGCCCGGCAGGAGCTGCTGACCGCCGGCCTTGCCGCAGGTCTTGACCCGGCAGACGGCAACCGTGTGTACGCCGGATTGTCCCCTGACCGTGAGCAGGCCAAGCTGCTCAGCAATGGCCTTAAGGGGCAGGGCATCGAGCTGTACGTGAGAGAAGTGGCCCTGCCAGCTGTGAACCAGGTCCGCTATACCGGAACGGCGGCGGCGGTGGACAGCTACTTCAAGCTTAGCAGCCAGCTGTTAAGCGAGCTCAGCAGCTTGTCTGCTTCCCTGCTGGGCGGGGGGGACAGCGGGAACGCTGGCGGAGCGGTAAGCGATCTCCATATGCAGTGGACCCAGGCAGTCAAGGCACTGGAGCCGGGCCTGACCCCGGAAGGGCAGAGAATCGCTGACGGGCTGGAGAAATCCATGAGCCAGGGGATAGCCGCCCTGAACGAATACAATAAGAATAAGGCGGAGGGGCTGCTCTGGGAGGTGCAGGAGGCCATGATGAGCTTCCTGACCGGCCAGAAAAGCCTGTTGTCCGCCATGAGCTGA
- a CDS encoding DUF4321 domain-containing protein produces the protein MKKKNVGTLLLFLILGWLAGAWIAKLLEPVQALSFLTASTVLKWSPQADLDIITYDITIHLKLCLLSLAGMITAVWLYRRL, from the coding sequence ATGAAGAAGAAAAATGTAGGAACACTGCTGTTATTTCTTATTCTGGGCTGGCTGGCCGGAGCCTGGATTGCCAAGCTGCTGGAACCTGTACAAGCTCTGTCTTTTCTTACAGCTTCGACTGTTCTCAAGTGGTCGCCGCAAGCCGATTTAGACATCATAACCTATGACATCACAATCCATTTGAAACTGTGCCTGCTCAGTCTTGCCGGGATGATTACAGCCGTATGGCTGTACCGCAGGCTGTAG
- a CDS encoding GGDEF domain-containing protein, with amino-acid sequence MTAGLDLKTLLACLFFGNLFTVLLILAYRPSYPKEKTTPLFLTAKILQLAILQLLLLEGIHDLPFVLPSLILLSVAAGTAEILALLKKLEADSERMKQRYYALAAISAIGLLLLNLLHPDVPGLIAASALTGAILLLYPAYLLSWKARKTPLQEITGMLYGVAILSLLSKASGLFYLPPAGSIAAAWLQSFFYAGIYLLMFLGTAGFMLLSREQSYAELERVTTYDELTGVLNRRAFVLRAQPLIAAAAKEKMPFSFMLLDVDHFKQVNDTYGHDTGDRVLQDFARRIEHQLGSGDLFGRFGGEEFAVLLHRSDEEDGERIAEQLRCSVLGATVEGMPLSYTVSIGLITILSGERMPLSTLYKLSDTALYEAKQRGRNCVVKHPNLGNRS; translated from the coding sequence ATGACAGCCGGCTTGGATTTGAAGACATTGCTGGCTTGTCTTTTTTTCGGCAATCTATTTACGGTTCTGCTTATTCTGGCATACCGGCCCAGTTATCCGAAAGAGAAGACAACCCCATTGTTCCTGACAGCCAAAATTCTGCAGCTCGCTATTCTGCAGCTGTTATTATTAGAGGGAATTCATGATCTACCGTTCGTGCTTCCAAGTCTTATTCTCTTGAGCGTGGCTGCAGGAACTGCGGAGATTCTGGCTCTGCTGAAGAAGCTGGAAGCCGATTCCGAACGAATGAAGCAGCGGTATTACGCGCTGGCCGCGATATCTGCGATAGGTCTGCTTCTGCTCAACCTGCTGCATCCGGATGTCCCCGGGCTAATCGCAGCCTCTGCGCTTACGGGTGCCATTCTGCTGCTCTATCCGGCCTATCTGTTATCCTGGAAGGCGAGAAAGACCCCGCTGCAGGAAATTACGGGTATGCTGTATGGCGTGGCTATCCTCTCTCTGCTCAGTAAGGCCAGCGGCCTTTTCTATCTTCCGCCTGCCGGCTCGATTGCAGCGGCGTGGCTGCAGAGCTTTTTCTATGCGGGGATCTACCTGCTGATGTTCCTCGGAACTGCGGGCTTCATGCTGCTCTCCCGGGAGCAGTCCTATGCGGAGCTGGAGCGTGTGACAACGTATGATGAGCTGACGGGCGTCTTGAACCGCAGGGCCTTCGTGCTGCGTGCCCAGCCTCTGATTGCTGCCGCCGCCAAGGAGAAGATGCCCTTCTCATTCATGCTGCTGGATGTGGACCATTTCAAGCAGGTTAATGACACCTATGGCCATGATACGGGAGACCGGGTGCTGCAGGATTTCGCCCGCAGGATTGAGCACCAGCTCGGCAGCGGGGATCTCTTCGGAAGATTCGGGGGCGAGGAATTCGCGGTGCTGCTGCACAGGTCGGATGAGGAAGACGGTGAGCGAATAGCGGAACAGCTGCGCTGCTCTGTGCTTGGTGCGACGGTCGAAGGCATGCCGCTATCCTATACAGTCAGCATCGGTCTGATTACGATTCTCTCCGGTGAACGCATGCCGCTTAGCACCTTGTACAAACTGAGTGACACCGCACTATATGAGGCGAAGCAGCGTGGAAGGAACTGCGTGGTCAAACACCCTAACTTGGGTAATAGATCCTAG
- the mreC gene encoding rod shape-determining protein MreC has protein sequence MFKLFNNKRLFILLITLVTFIVLMGFSLGQRKTLSWPENFLRDTTGFVQKMFYKPAGYVAGFFQDIGNLKELAEENKQLKILAAQYARDKAQFNFIKAKNEQYEKDLQFTKAQKNIYKYEYLISNVVSVTTEPGNNTLVIDLGAKDGIRLNMSVTSIEGLVGVISNVSNFTSTVKLMTMMDINDPNSQPPIAATAVNKEGKTFGMIESYDQQTGMLLMNKIPVGDPIAKDDVIISSGIGGRYPRGMPIGTVEEVKIGQFGLTSTAIIKPAAGFQDWKELFVVYTEERVE, from the coding sequence TTGTTCAAGCTGTTTAACAATAAACGACTGTTTATATTGCTGATTACGCTGGTTACGTTTATCGTTCTGATGGGCTTCAGCCTGGGGCAGAGGAAGACCCTGTCCTGGCCGGAGAACTTCCTCAGAGATACGACCGGATTCGTGCAGAAAATGTTCTACAAGCCCGCTGGATACGTAGCGGGCTTCTTCCAAGATATCGGGAATCTGAAAGAGCTGGCCGAAGAGAACAAGCAGCTTAAGATTCTGGCTGCACAGTACGCCCGGGATAAGGCACAATTTAATTTCATTAAAGCCAAGAATGAACAATATGAAAAGGATCTTCAATTCACTAAAGCTCAAAAGAACATATATAAATATGAATATCTTATCTCCAATGTGGTCAGTGTAACGACAGAACCGGGCAATAATACACTTGTTATTGATCTCGGGGCAAAAGATGGCATCAGGCTGAATATGTCCGTAACTTCTATAGAGGGGCTTGTAGGAGTTATAAGCAATGTGAGTAACTTCACCTCTACCGTGAAGCTGATGACGATGATGGATATCAACGACCCCAATTCACAGCCTCCTATAGCAGCAACCGCTGTTAACAAGGAAGGCAAAACCTTTGGAATGATTGAGAGCTATGACCAGCAGACCGGAATGCTGCTGATGAACAAAATTCCCGTAGGTGACCCCATTGCCAAGGATGATGTCATTATCTCTTCGGGCATTGGCGGACGATATCCACGCGGTATGCCTATCGGCACGGTGGAAGAAGTGAAGATCGGACAGTTCGGATTAACCTCTACAGCGATTATCAAGCCGGCGGCAGGATTCCAGGACTGGAAGGAACTCTTCGTTGTCTATACGGAGGAGCGTGTAGAATAG
- a CDS encoding glycosyltransferase, with translation MRERMLFLSARSHTPVDREGDIRIENFLNMLLERFDIDLLEYCYHRRETQILRSPALTVHQVKRPASTRRSLLFPLNRLRRDASMIGNDKSLRAVITEMCSQHAYSHVFVSYAMLGNGLDLVASLLPGAVIVTDARRAGGIRVQSRAAGKRGISTGYRKLNDALIRREERRLMNKTSLLLAASEEEALSFKALSFADAGKVHVVPPYINLSEPPYAAAGDTAKENSIVLHWDMHSTEGKNAALLFFKKVYPLIRAAVPDIRCCIISRAVHAEVAAAVRKDSSISIISEAIQTADYIRRARAVVASCCEDCGAQSSILEAWALRTPVVSSLKGSEELICEPGRNILLAGTTAGTADHLIRLLTTPELGSIIADQAYRTLSRHYAADGVKAKLLSLV, from the coding sequence ATGAGAGAGAGAATGCTGTTCCTTTCTGCCCGGAGTCACACACCGGTAGACCGGGAAGGAGACATCAGAATAGAGAATTTCCTTAATATGCTGCTGGAGCGGTTTGATATCGATCTGCTGGAGTATTGCTACCACCGCCGCGAGACACAGATTCTGCGCAGTCCTGCCCTGACCGTGCATCAGGTGAAGCGGCCTGCGTCCACCCGCAGAAGCCTGCTGTTTCCGCTGAACAGGCTCCGCAGGGATGCCTCGATGATCGGCAATGACAAGTCGCTGCGGGCGGTAATAACAGAGATGTGCAGCCAGCATGCCTACAGCCATGTGTTTGTCTCGTATGCCATGCTCGGCAATGGGCTGGATCTGGTCGCCTCGCTGCTTCCCGGGGCTGTTATCGTCACCGACGCCCGCCGTGCCGGTGGCATACGGGTGCAGAGCCGGGCGGCTGGCAAGCGGGGAATAAGTACAGGCTACCGCAAGCTGAATGATGCGCTGATCCGCCGCGAAGAGCGCCGGTTAATGAACAAGACCAGCCTGCTGCTGGCCGCTTCAGAAGAAGAGGCGCTGTCCTTTAAGGCGCTATCCTTTGCCGATGCAGGCAAGGTGCATGTTGTTCCGCCGTACATTAATCTGAGTGAACCCCCTTATGCGGCTGCGGGAGATACTGCCAAGGAGAACTCTATCGTTCTGCACTGGGACATGCATTCCACTGAAGGCAAGAATGCAGCGCTGCTGTTCTTCAAGAAGGTATATCCGCTGATTCGGGCGGCGGTGCCGGATATCCGCTGCTGCATTATTAGCAGAGCGGTGCATGCAGAGGTCGCAGCTGCCGTCCGGAAGGACTCTTCTATTTCAATTATCAGTGAAGCCATACAGACAGCAGATTATATCCGCAGAGCCAGAGCTGTGGTTGCCTCATGCTGCGAGGACTGCGGCGCTCAGAGCAGCATTCTGGAGGCCTGGGCCCTCCGCACGCCGGTGGTCAGCAGCCTGAAGGGCTCGGAGGAGCTGATCTGCGAGCCGGGGCGGAATATTCTGCTGGCCGGAACAACGGCTGGCACTGCCGATCATCTGATCAGGCTGCTGACGACGCCGGAGCTTGGCTCTATTATTGCGGATCAGGCCTACCGGACACTGAGCAGGCATTATGCAGCAGACGGTGTGAAGGCGAAGCTGCTTAGTCTGGTGTAA
- the mreD gene encoding rod shape-determining protein MreD → MRMRRPVLVLLLFFLFIVEGTVLPWLIPDGWQMRIIPNLVFIVILFVTVYHHRHSALILGLSFGMLHDVVFYGRILGAHSFAMGLSAYLIGLIFQIPRAPLPLMMTVVLLGSLLEDSILFAIYNVFNLSQEPYNWALLHHMLPTMLIHFAAGLLLYIPLRRQLELLKKETIDEEAA, encoded by the coding sequence GTGAGGATGCGCAGACCTGTCCTGGTACTTTTGTTATTCTTTTTGTTTATTGTGGAAGGTACAGTGCTTCCCTGGCTGATTCCTGACGGCTGGCAGATGCGGATTATTCCTAATCTCGTCTTCATCGTCATTCTGTTCGTAACGGTGTACCATCACCGGCATTCGGCACTTATTCTGGGTTTGTCGTTCGGCATGCTGCATGATGTGGTCTTCTATGGCCGCATACTGGGTGCTCATTCCTTCGCTATGGGTTTATCTGCGTACCTGATCGGGCTGATATTCCAGATTCCCCGTGCTCCGCTGCCGCTCATGATGACAGTGGTGCTGCTGGGCAGCCTGCTGGAGGACAGTATTCTTTTTGCCATCTATAATGTGTTTAATCTAAGCCAGGAGCCGTATAATTGGGCGCTCTTGCATCATATGCTGCCTACCATGCTCATTCATTTTGCTGCAGGCCTGCTTCTCTACATTCCGCTCCGGCGCCAGCTGGAGCTGCTGAAGAAAGAGACTATCGATGAGGAGGCTGCGTAA
- a CDS encoding GGDEF domain-containing protein gives MSFQLDIKSLLYLFILGNLFSGLMITFYRYHFPKDIASSLFIASKWIQVTFWSSILLWDYLPHRIAVPLSNALILAGGGLEIAALLMMMGMLDRRAKLYYLAITAGSILSFVIVALFFNHPNIRVATTSLWVMLFVLYPGCRLTASPERSPLQKILATVFYAIAAVMLLRSFVALAVEPDMGPLTANPAQYLYYLGMFLMLIGGIAAFILLSNEHSYKKLKRIATYDSLTGILGRRAFLLEAELKLALAAKKREYCSLLLLDLDHFKKVNDTYGHDTGDSVLQDFALTAESTLAGGDLLGRVGGEEFAILLYGQDALSSSHQAEALRETLGEASVHCLPCGYTVSIGIVSVLPDQQTSLNALYKLCDLALYQAKQEGRDRVVRARVTGRSNTYHT, from the coding sequence ATGAGCTTTCAGCTTGATATTAAGTCGCTGTTATACTTGTTCATTCTGGGAAATTTATTTTCCGGCCTGATGATTACGTTTTACCGCTATCACTTCCCCAAAGACATTGCCTCCAGTCTGTTCATTGCCTCCAAGTGGATTCAGGTGACCTTCTGGAGCTCCATTCTACTCTGGGACTATCTTCCCCATAGAATCGCTGTGCCTCTGAGCAATGCGCTCATTCTGGCCGGCGGAGGGCTGGAGATCGCTGCGCTGCTGATGATGATGGGTATGCTGGACCGCCGGGCGAAGCTCTATTATCTGGCAATCACGGCAGGGAGCATACTCAGCTTCGTTATCGTTGCCCTGTTCTTCAACCATCCGAATATACGGGTCGCAACGACCTCGTTATGGGTCATGCTGTTTGTCCTCTACCCAGGTTGCCGACTGACAGCGAGCCCGGAGCGCTCTCCGCTCCAGAAGATACTCGCCACCGTATTTTATGCGATTGCAGCGGTGATGCTACTCCGGTCGTTCGTTGCGCTGGCGGTGGAGCCGGATATGGGACCGCTGACGGCTAACCCGGCGCAGTATTTGTATTATCTCGGGATGTTCCTGATGCTGATTGGAGGCATTGCCGCCTTCATTCTGCTCTCCAATGAGCATTCCTACAAGAAACTGAAGCGTATCGCCACCTATGACAGCCTGACCGGGATTCTCGGCCGACGGGCCTTCCTGCTGGAAGCCGAACTGAAGCTGGCGCTGGCTGCCAAGAAGAGGGAATATTGTTCCCTGCTGCTGCTGGATCTGGATCATTTCAAAAAAGTGAATGATACCTACGGGCATGACACCGGCGACAGTGTGCTGCAGGATTTCGCCCTCACTGCTGAGAGTACGCTTGCAGGCGGCGACTTGCTCGGAAGGGTAGGCGGCGAGGAATTCGCCATTCTGCTGTACGGGCAGGATGCGCTTAGCAGCAGCCATCAGGCGGAAGCACTGCGGGAGACGCTGGGGGAGGCCTCTGTGCATTGTCTGCCCTGCGGGTATACAGTCAGTATTGGTATAGTCTCTGTGCTGCCCGATCAGCAGACCAGCTTGAACGCACTTTACAAGCTTTGTGATCTGGCGCTTTATCAGGCGAAGCAGGAAGGGCGGGACCGTGTGGTCAGGGCCCGGGTAACCGGACGCTCGAATACATATCATACATAG
- the radC gene encoding RadC family protein, with protein MESQSFMLRDLPHEERPRERMMHYGAESLSQAELLAILLRTGAHRESALLIAQRLLSQAGGLRGLADLSIEELTTINGIGPAKAVQLKAGIELGRRMANSRLTGPVIIRSPQDAAEILTEQLRYLQKEHFICLFLNTKNHVIAQETLSMGSLNASIVHPREVFRAAMKCSSAAIICAHNHPSGDPTPSPEDISLTSRLMQAGEIVGIDVLDHLVIGDSSYVSLKEKGYM; from the coding sequence ATGGAGTCGCAATCATTTATGCTGCGTGACCTCCCCCATGAAGAACGACCACGAGAGCGCATGATGCATTATGGGGCGGAATCATTAAGTCAAGCGGAGCTTCTGGCTATCCTGCTGCGCACAGGTGCGCACCGTGAATCAGCCCTTCTTATCGCCCAGCGGCTCTTGAGCCAAGCAGGCGGTCTCCGCGGACTGGCGGATCTGAGCATTGAAGAATTGACAACAATTAACGGCATCGGCCCTGCCAAGGCCGTGCAACTCAAAGCAGGCATAGAGCTGGGAAGACGGATGGCGAATTCCCGGCTTACCGGACCGGTCATTATCCGCAGTCCCCAGGACGCGGCGGAGATTCTGACCGAGCAGCTGCGTTATTTGCAGAAGGAGCATTTTATCTGTCTGTTCCTGAATACGAAGAATCATGTTATTGCGCAGGAAACATTGTCCATGGGTAGCCTTAATGCCTCCATTGTGCATCCCCGCGAGGTGTTCCGGGCAGCCATGAAATGCAGCAGCGCAGCAATTATATGCGCACATAATCATCCGAGCGGTGATCCTACACCAAGCCCTGAAGACATCTCACTGACTTCCAGGCTGATGCAGGCAGGCGAGATTGTCGGCATTGATGTGCTGGATCATCTGGTGATCGGAGACAGCAGCTACGTAAGTTTGAAAGAGAAAGGCTACATGTAA
- a CDS encoding glycosyltransferase family 4 protein — translation MKEPLLFISAENPYPQDSGGKLRTGNILKLLQGKYEVELITYANPRKTGTPEGLPSLTVYEVDRTVSYRRALLRSLYTWRNCSYMSHVDVDMKAKIMELCSRNSYGHVFISHSLLGCCINIVQRCLPDTVIITDAHNFESGLSAQLAGGKKGIAKVYYSLNAIWTRRDELKLMDKTDLLLTTSEEDALAFKALAPSRSQKVHVIPNFIRMEDYRTKSQLSKEQWIILPGNMNYFPNINAALYFYREVYPLVKARVPDIKWYIVGRDVHPEVAALALKDSSIVITGYVDSVADYIRKAQVVVAPLLEGSGTRLKILEAWALRTPVVSSSKGAEGLLYEHSRNIMIADDPVSFADSVTLLLQDHERGVVLADRAYETLLANYEAESVKDKLLRLV, via the coding sequence ATGAAGGAACCGTTGCTATTCATTTCCGCAGAGAATCCATATCCGCAGGATAGCGGGGGCAAGCTGAGAACAGGCAACATTCTGAAGCTTCTGCAGGGCAAATATGAGGTAGAGCTCATCACCTATGCCAATCCCCGGAAGACAGGGACGCCGGAGGGACTTCCGTCACTTACAGTGTATGAAGTAGATCGTACGGTCAGCTACCGCAGAGCGCTTCTTCGTTCCCTCTATACCTGGCGGAACTGCTCGTATATGAGCCATGTCGATGTGGACATGAAGGCGAAGATTATGGAGCTCTGCAGCCGGAATTCCTACGGTCATGTATTTATTTCGCACAGCCTGCTGGGCTGCTGCATCAACATTGTACAGCGCTGCTTGCCTGACACTGTGATCATTACCGATGCGCATAATTTCGAGAGCGGACTGTCTGCACAGCTGGCAGGCGGCAAAAAGGGGATCGCGAAGGTCTACTATTCCCTTAATGCTATATGGACGCGCAGGGATGAGCTGAAGCTGATGGACAAGACTGATCTGCTGCTGACTACTTCGGAAGAGGATGCTCTGGCCTTCAAGGCACTGGCTCCAAGCCGGTCGCAGAAGGTTCATGTCATTCCCAATTTCATACGCATGGAGGATTACCGGACCAAGAGTCAGCTGTCCAAGGAGCAGTGGATTATTCTTCCGGGTAATATGAACTACTTCCCCAACATTAACGCAGCCCTCTACTTCTACCGTGAGGTATATCCTCTGGTTAAGGCGAGGGTGCCGGACATTAAGTGGTATATTGTCGGACGGGATGTGCATCCGGAGGTAGCGGCACTGGCCTTGAAGGATTCCTCTATCGTCATCACCGGGTATGTGGACAGTGTGGCAGATTATATACGCAAGGCGCAGGTGGTCGTAGCTCCGCTCCTGGAAGGCAGCGGGACAAGGCTGAAAATTCTGGAGGCCTGGGCGCTGAGGACGCCTGTCGTATCCAGCTCCAAGGGGGCAGAAGGGCTGCTCTATGAGCATTCGCGGAATATTATGATTGCCGATGACCCGGTTTCCTTTGCCGATAGTGTGACACTGCTGCTTCAGGATCATGAAAGAGGAGTAGTGCTGGCGGACCGTGCATACGAGACTCTGCTGGCGAATTATGAGGCGGAAAGTGTCAAGGATAAGCTGCTTCGTCTGGTCTGA